Proteins encoded by one window of Micromonospora coxensis:
- the ffh gene encoding signal recognition particle protein, translated as MFDTLSDRLSGIFTKLRGKGRLTDADIDATAREIRMALLEADVALPVVKGFIANVKERARGAEVSQALNPAQQIIKIVNEELITVLGGEGRRLQFAKQPPTVIMLAGLQGSGKTTLAGKLARWLKAQGHQPLLVAADLQRPNAVGQLQVLGGRAGVEVYAPEPGNGTGDPVQVARASIEHARRAARDIVIVDTAGRLGIDAEMMQQAADIRDAVQPDEVIFVIDAMVGQDAVRTAEAFRDGVGITGVVLSKLDGDARGGAALSVREVTGQPILFASTGEKLEDFDVFHPDRMASRILGMGDVLTLIEQAEQAFDTDQKEKMTAKLMGGEQFTLEDFLDQLIAVRRMGPIANVLAMMPGMGQMKDQLAELDDKHFDRVTAIIRSMTPAERTNPKIINGSRRARIANGSGVTVMDVNQLLNRFADAQKMMKQMGGMMGLPGGGRRKATKSPKNKRKGTKGGNRPRTGAGMPGGFPGGMPQLPPGMDPGDLAGGQGLPPGFKLPKIDFNKLGKGDNRPR; from the coding sequence GTGTTTGACACCTTGAGTGACCGCCTCTCCGGGATCTTCACCAAGCTCCGCGGCAAGGGTCGGCTCACCGACGCCGACATCGACGCCACCGCGCGCGAGATCCGCATGGCGCTGCTGGAGGCGGACGTCGCGCTGCCGGTGGTCAAGGGCTTCATCGCGAACGTCAAGGAGCGGGCGCGCGGGGCCGAGGTCTCCCAGGCGCTGAACCCGGCCCAGCAGATCATCAAGATCGTCAACGAGGAGCTGATCACGGTCCTCGGTGGCGAGGGGCGGCGGCTCCAGTTCGCCAAGCAGCCGCCGACGGTGATCATGCTCGCCGGCCTCCAGGGTTCCGGCAAGACCACCCTCGCCGGCAAGCTGGCCCGCTGGCTCAAGGCCCAGGGCCACCAGCCGCTGCTGGTCGCCGCCGACCTCCAGCGTCCCAACGCCGTCGGGCAGCTCCAGGTGCTCGGCGGTCGCGCCGGCGTCGAGGTGTACGCCCCGGAGCCGGGCAACGGCACCGGCGACCCGGTGCAGGTCGCGCGCGCCTCGATCGAGCACGCCCGGCGGGCCGCCCGGGACATCGTCATCGTCGACACCGCCGGCCGCCTCGGCATCGACGCCGAGATGATGCAGCAGGCCGCCGACATCCGCGACGCCGTCCAGCCCGACGAGGTCATCTTCGTCATCGACGCGATGGTCGGTCAGGACGCCGTGCGCACCGCCGAGGCGTTCCGCGACGGCGTCGGCATCACCGGCGTGGTGCTGTCCAAGCTCGACGGCGACGCCCGGGGTGGCGCCGCGCTGTCGGTGCGGGAGGTCACCGGCCAGCCGATCCTCTTCGCCTCCACCGGCGAGAAGCTGGAGGACTTCGACGTCTTCCACCCCGACCGGATGGCCAGCCGGATCCTCGGCATGGGCGACGTCCTCACTCTGATCGAGCAGGCCGAGCAGGCCTTCGACACCGATCAGAAGGAGAAGATGACCGCCAAGCTGATGGGCGGTGAGCAGTTCACCCTGGAGGACTTCCTCGACCAGCTCATCGCGGTCCGGCGGATGGGCCCGATCGCCAACGTGCTGGCCATGATGCCCGGCATGGGGCAGATGAAGGACCAGCTCGCCGAGCTGGACGACAAGCACTTCGACCGGGTCACCGCGATCATCCGGTCGATGACCCCGGCCGAGCGGACCAACCCGAAGATCATCAACGGCTCCCGCCGGGCCCGCATCGCCAACGGCTCCGGCGTCACCGTGATGGACGTCAACCAGCTGCTCAACCGCTTCGCCGACGCGCAGAAGATGATGAAGCAGATGGGCGGCATGATGGGCCTGCCCGGTGGCGGCCGGCGCAAGGCCACCAAGTCGCCGAAGAACAAGCGCAAGGGCACCAAGGGCGGCAACCGGCCGCGTACCGGCGCGGGGATGCCGGGCGGCTTCCCGGGCGGCATGCCGCAGCTCCCGCCGGGCATGGACCCGGGCGACCTGGCCGGTGGGCAGGGCCTGCCGCCGGGCTTCAAGCTCCCGAAGATCGACTTCAACAAGCTCGGCAAGGGCGACAACCGCCCCCGCTGA
- a CDS encoding S8 family serine peptidase encodes MTSRRWRTATIGLAVGLALPLGAAGPASAAPDDTAAAARATAVAAKAEPKVRERIGKDGKTTFWVFLDSRADLAGAAKLRGKADKAAYVLRAKTAHAERSQAGLRALLAGKKADFTPFWLANTVQVTGDAALLADIAVRPEVAEILADDPVDIPEPLPGQAVPDLDGVEWNIDRINAPRVWNELGVRGEGIVVANIDSGVNYTHPAVAASYRGRQADGSYDHNYHWYDPAGVCGTAAPCDNNDHGTHTMGTMVGLDGANVVGVAPGARWIAAKGCESSSCSRASLLAAGQWIVAPTDLTGANPRPDLAPDVVNNSWGSNAYDPWYTETVSSWVAAGIFPAFSNGNNGPGCATAGSPGSYAVSYASGAFDVNNAIAGFSSRGAGENGQIKPNIAAPGVNVRSATRTGYGAFSGTSMASPHTAATVALMWSASPAVQGDVDATRSILDDTAIDVDATTCGGTADDNNVFGEGRLDAYAAVTASPRGALGALGGRVVSAGAGLAGASVTVTGPMTRTGVSGADGGYAFDRLMVGDYTLTVSKFGYLTATGTVTVTENQTVTRDVAVTQAPSGTLSGTVTTAAGPAAGATVTVAGTPLTATADDAGRYRLVVPHGSYEVRFAHSYRCADPVTRTADIGGDVTLDVALPDRVDGFGYACGAAGGSFVSGTELMPLTGDDKAVPVTLPFRVPLYGRSYRQAWVSTNGALGFGTASSSRANTDLPNTADPDLALFPLWDDLYVEADSGVYTAVVGAKPNRTFVVEWRNVSFFASRSSRVTFSAAISEDGTVTYRYADVDGTGVETGTGATIGLENADGTVGFAYSYNSSAITDGAAIAFRPTRSAVVSGVVTDANDGLPVAGAAVTARVGDADVSDVTDADGGYLIQAPAGAVALGVAAAHYETGSASATLAPGTVATRSLALRTARVGASVADLTVVAPAGQTRDRQLGLTNTGSLASDVTVTELAADGSPADLGWLTLTGATGTLAAAGGRHTVGVAVDTSGLAPGSWHRAKVQIASASGRRPTIVVPVTVVVPSQVLAVDAGGTGARTDVEGQTWSADGAWTAGGAGWLGNSSRQSTNTTITGTNDPARFATLREGMYEYRADGLADGFYTVELDFAEVRRQAPDKRVFDVLIEGQEVLPSLDVAGEAGSFAAVSRSYTVRVSDGQLNVRFVTHTGYGKPIVNALRVTDRPDLTP; translated from the coding sequence GTGACATCACGACGATGGCGTACGGCGACGATCGGCCTCGCGGTCGGCCTCGCCCTCCCGCTCGGCGCCGCCGGGCCAGCCTCCGCCGCCCCCGACGACACCGCGGCGGCGGCCCGGGCCACGGCGGTCGCCGCCAAGGCCGAACCGAAGGTCCGCGAGCGGATCGGCAAGGACGGCAAGACCACCTTCTGGGTCTTCCTGGACAGCCGGGCCGACCTGGCCGGGGCGGCGAAGCTGCGCGGCAAGGCGGACAAGGCCGCCTACGTGCTCAGGGCCAAGACCGCCCACGCCGAGCGCAGCCAGGCCGGGCTGCGCGCCCTGCTCGCCGGCAAGAAGGCCGACTTCACCCCGTTCTGGCTCGCCAACACCGTCCAGGTCACCGGGGACGCGGCGCTGCTGGCCGACATCGCGGTACGCCCCGAGGTCGCCGAGATCCTCGCCGACGACCCGGTGGACATCCCCGAGCCGCTGCCCGGCCAGGCCGTCCCGGACCTCGACGGGGTCGAGTGGAACATCGACCGGATCAACGCCCCCCGGGTCTGGAACGAGCTGGGCGTCCGGGGCGAGGGCATCGTCGTCGCCAACATCGACAGCGGGGTCAACTACACCCACCCGGCGGTCGCCGCGAGCTACCGGGGCCGCCAGGCCGACGGCAGCTACGACCACAACTACCACTGGTACGACCCGGCCGGGGTCTGCGGCACCGCCGCGCCCTGCGACAACAACGACCACGGCACCCACACCATGGGCACCATGGTCGGCCTGGACGGCGCGAACGTCGTCGGCGTCGCCCCCGGCGCGCGGTGGATCGCCGCGAAGGGCTGCGAGAGCAGCTCCTGCTCCCGGGCCTCGCTGCTCGCCGCCGGCCAGTGGATCGTCGCCCCCACCGACCTCACCGGGGCGAACCCCCGACCGGACCTCGCCCCGGACGTGGTGAACAACTCCTGGGGCTCCAACGCGTACGACCCCTGGTACACCGAGACCGTGTCGTCCTGGGTGGCCGCCGGCATCTTCCCGGCGTTCTCCAACGGCAACAACGGGCCGGGCTGCGCCACCGCCGGCAGCCCCGGGTCGTACGCGGTCAGCTACGCCTCCGGCGCGTTCGACGTCAACAACGCCATCGCCGGGTTCTCCAGCCGGGGCGCCGGGGAGAACGGCCAGATCAAGCCGAACATCGCCGCCCCCGGGGTGAACGTCCGCTCCGCGACCCGCACCGGCTACGGCGCGTTCAGCGGCACCTCGATGGCCTCCCCGCACACCGCCGCCACCGTGGCGCTGATGTGGTCCGCCTCGCCGGCCGTCCAGGGCGACGTCGACGCCACCCGGAGCATCCTCGACGACACGGCGATCGACGTGGACGCCACCACCTGCGGCGGCACCGCCGACGACAACAACGTCTTCGGCGAGGGCCGGCTCGACGCGTACGCGGCGGTGACCGCCAGCCCGCGCGGCGCGCTCGGCGCGCTCGGCGGCCGGGTCGTCTCGGCCGGCGCCGGCCTCGCCGGGGCGAGCGTGACGGTGACCGGCCCGATGACCCGCACCGGCGTCTCCGGCGCCGACGGCGGGTACGCGTTCGACCGGCTGATGGTCGGCGACTACACGCTGACCGTCAGCAAGTTCGGCTACCTCACCGCGACCGGCACGGTGACCGTCACCGAGAACCAGACCGTGACCCGGGACGTGGCGGTCACCCAGGCGCCGTCGGGCACCCTCAGCGGCACGGTGACCACCGCCGCCGGCCCGGCCGCGGGCGCGACGGTGACCGTGGCGGGCACCCCGCTGACCGCGACCGCCGACGACGCCGGACGCTACCGCCTGGTGGTGCCGCACGGGTCGTACGAGGTGCGCTTCGCGCACAGCTACCGCTGCGCGGACCCGGTCACCCGCACGGCGGACATCGGTGGGGACGTCACCCTCGACGTCGCCCTGCCGGACCGGGTGGACGGGTTCGGCTACGCCTGCGGCGCGGCCGGTGGCTCCTTCGTCAGCGGCACGGAGCTGATGCCGCTGACCGGGGACGACAAGGCCGTCCCGGTGACCCTTCCCTTCCGGGTGCCGCTGTACGGCAGGTCGTACCGGCAGGCGTGGGTGAGCACCAACGGGGCGCTCGGCTTCGGCACCGCCTCCAGCAGCCGGGCGAACACCGACCTGCCGAACACCGCCGACCCGGACCTGGCCCTCTTCCCGCTCTGGGACGACCTGTACGTGGAGGCCGACTCGGGCGTGTACACGGCCGTCGTGGGCGCGAAGCCGAACCGCACGTTCGTGGTGGAGTGGCGCAACGTGTCGTTCTTCGCCAGCCGCTCCTCGCGGGTGACGTTCAGCGCCGCGATCAGCGAGGACGGCACCGTCACCTACCGGTACGCCGACGTGGACGGCACCGGTGTGGAGACCGGCACCGGGGCCACCATCGGGCTGGAGAACGCGGACGGCACCGTCGGCTTCGCGTACTCGTACAACAGCTCGGCGATCACCGACGGCGCGGCGATCGCGTTCCGGCCCACCCGCAGCGCGGTGGTCTCCGGCGTGGTCACCGACGCCAACGACGGCCTGCCGGTGGCCGGCGCGGCGGTCACCGCGCGGGTCGGGGACGCCGACGTCTCCGACGTGACGGACGCCGACGGCGGGTACCTGATCCAGGCGCCCGCCGGTGCGGTCGCGCTGGGTGTCGCGGCGGCGCACTACGAGACGGGGTCGGCGAGCGCGACGCTCGCCCCGGGGACGGTCGCGACCCGCTCGCTCGCGTTGCGCACCGCCCGGGTCGGCGCGTCCGTCGCGGACCTGACCGTGGTCGCCCCGGCCGGGCAGACCCGGGACCGGCAGCTCGGGCTGACCAACACCGGCTCGCTCGCCAGCGACGTCACGGTCACCGAACTGGCGGCCGACGGCTCCCCCGCCGACCTGGGGTGGCTCACCCTGACCGGCGCAACCGGCACGCTGGCCGCCGCTGGCGGGCGGCACACCGTCGGCGTCGCCGTCGACACCAGCGGACTGGCGCCGGGCAGCTGGCACCGGGCGAAGGTGCAGATCGCCTCGGCCAGTGGGCGCCGGCCGACGATCGTCGTCCCGGTCACCGTGGTGGTGCCGAGCCAGGTGCTGGCGGTCGACGCGGGCGGCACCGGCGCGCGGACCGACGTCGAGGGTCAGACCTGGTCGGCGGACGGGGCGTGGACCGCCGGCGGGGCCGGCTGGCTGGGCAACTCCAGCCGGCAGTCGACCAACACGACGATCACCGGCACCAACGACCCGGCCCGCTTCGCCACCCTGCGCGAGGGGATGTACGAGTACCGGGCCGACGGGTTGGCCGACGGCTTCTACACGGTGGAGCTGGACTTCGCCGAGGTACGCCGGCAGGCCCCGGACAAGCGGGTCTTCGACGTGCTGATCGAGGGCCAGGAGGTGCTGCCGTCGCTGGACGTGGCCGGCGAGGCGGGCAGCTTCGCCGCGGTGAGCCGGTCGTACACCGTCCGGGTGAGCGACGGCCAGCTCAACGTGCGGTTCGTGACCCACACCGGGTACGGCAAGCCGATCGTCAACGCGCTGCGGGTGACCGACCGGCCCGACCTGACCCCGTGA
- a CDS encoding amidohydrolase family protein: MALHVRGVLLPDDEVRDLWLVGDRVTFEPVPGAETVVDGGFVLPGLIDAHCHIGIARGGAPVTSHDQARELARTDVGAGVLAIRDAGSPYPYPELDDEPDLPRLARAGRHIAPPKRYLRDIGVEVGAAEVAATVAAQAAAGNGWVKLVGDWIDRGVGDLAPAWDADTMTAAVAAAHAAGARAAVHTFSESAVEIMVRAGVDSVEHGTGLSLDLIDLMARQGTALVPTMINIRTFGGIADQARAKFPGYADHMIALRDRFPEVVRAAHEAGVPIYVGTDAGGGIDHGLAAEEMLLLHEQAGMPAVDVLAAASWRGREWLGFPGLVEGGLADLTVYPEDPRADLRVVRTPSRIVLRGRVLR; this comes from the coding sequence ATGGCTCTGCATGTGCGCGGTGTGCTCCTGCCGGACGACGAGGTCCGGGATCTCTGGCTGGTCGGCGACCGGGTCACCTTCGAACCGGTGCCCGGCGCGGAGACGGTCGTCGACGGCGGCTTCGTGCTGCCCGGCCTGATCGACGCGCACTGCCACATCGGCATCGCCCGCGGTGGCGCGCCGGTGACCTCGCACGACCAGGCCCGCGAACTGGCCCGCACCGACGTCGGCGCGGGCGTGCTCGCCATCCGCGACGCCGGCTCGCCGTACCCGTACCCCGAACTCGACGACGAACCGGACCTGCCGCGACTGGCCCGCGCCGGCCGCCACATCGCCCCGCCCAAGCGCTACCTGCGCGACATCGGCGTGGAGGTCGGCGCGGCCGAGGTGGCCGCGACGGTCGCCGCGCAGGCCGCGGCCGGCAACGGCTGGGTCAAGCTGGTCGGCGACTGGATCGACCGGGGCGTCGGCGACCTGGCCCCCGCCTGGGACGCCGACACCATGACCGCGGCCGTCGCCGCCGCGCACGCCGCCGGGGCGCGCGCCGCGGTGCACACCTTCAGCGAGTCGGCGGTGGAGATCATGGTGCGCGCCGGGGTGGACTCGGTCGAGCACGGCACCGGCCTGAGCCTCGACCTGATCGACCTGATGGCCCGGCAGGGCACCGCGCTGGTCCCTACGATGATCAACATCCGGACCTTCGGCGGCATCGCCGACCAGGCCCGCGCCAAGTTCCCCGGGTACGCCGACCACATGATCGCCCTGCGTGACCGCTTCCCCGAGGTGGTCCGGGCCGCGCACGAGGCGGGAGTGCCGATCTACGTGGGCACCGACGCCGGCGGCGGCATCGACCACGGCCTCGCCGCCGAGGAGATGCTGCTCCTGCACGAGCAGGCCGGCATGCCCGCGGTGGACGTGCTGGCCGCCGCGTCGTGGCGGGGACGCGAGTGGCTCGGCTTCCCCGGCCTGGTCGAGGGCGGCCTCGCCGACCTCACCGTCTACCCCGAGGACCCGCGCGCCGACCTGCGCGTCGTCCGCACCCCCTCGCGCATCGTCCTCCGCGGCCGCGTCCTGCGCTGA